Proteins encoded in a region of the Ancylobacter sp. SL191 genome:
- a CDS encoding alpha/beta hydrolase, with translation MDRHVKDETATTNATGGQIDRRDLLKMTGVGMATVGVMSLLDTSSASAQDMSRGAANFYTSDKVTLEKVTFKSQYQMDVAGNLFVPKDMNRSARNPAIIVGHPMGAVKEQSSNLYATKMAEQGFVTLAIDLPFWGESAGQPRNMVSPDLYAEAFSAAADYLGTQAFIDRNRIGVIGICGSGSFAVSAAKIDPRLRAVATVSMYDMGSANRNALNHSLTVEQRKEIIAAAAQQRYAEFTGGPTEYTGGTVLKLTADTPEIQREFYDFYRTSRGEVTPKGASRQTTTRPTLTSNVKFMNFYPFNDIETISPRPMLFISGDQAHSREFSQDAYMRAAEPKELVWVPGAGHVDLYDRVDLIPFAKLTSFFNQNLAA, from the coding sequence ATGGATAGGCACGTAAAAGACGAGACCGCTACGACCAATGCCACGGGCGGACAGATCGACCGCCGCGACTTGCTCAAGATGACCGGCGTGGGCATGGCCACCGTCGGCGTGATGTCCCTCCTCGACACGTCATCGGCCAGCGCACAGGACATGTCGCGCGGTGCCGCAAATTTCTACACCAGCGACAAGGTCACGCTTGAGAAGGTCACCTTCAAGAGCCAGTACCAGATGGACGTCGCGGGCAACCTGTTCGTTCCGAAGGACATGAACCGGAGTGCGCGCAACCCGGCGATCATCGTCGGCCATCCGATGGGCGCGGTGAAGGAGCAGAGCTCCAACCTCTACGCGACCAAGATGGCGGAGCAGGGCTTCGTCACGCTGGCCATCGATCTGCCCTTCTGGGGTGAGAGCGCCGGGCAACCGCGCAACATGGTCTCGCCGGACCTCTATGCCGAGGCCTTCAGCGCCGCGGCCGATTATCTCGGCACCCAGGCCTTCATCGATCGCAACCGCATCGGCGTCATCGGCATCTGCGGCAGCGGCAGCTTCGCCGTCAGCGCAGCCAAGATCGATCCGCGCCTGCGCGCCGTGGCGACGGTCTCCATGTACGACATGGGATCCGCCAACCGCAACGCGCTCAACCATTCGCTCACTGTTGAGCAGCGCAAGGAAATCATCGCCGCTGCCGCCCAGCAGCGTTACGCCGAGTTCACGGGCGGGCCGACCGAATATACGGGCGGCACCGTGCTCAAGCTGACGGCCGACACGCCCGAGATTCAGCGCGAGTTCTACGACTTCTACCGCACCAGCCGTGGCGAGGTGACACCAAAGGGGGCCTCTCGGCAGACCACGACCAGGCCGACCCTGACCAGCAACGTGAAGTTCATGAACTTCTACCCGTTCAACGACATCGAGACGATCTCGCCGCGTCCGATGTTGTTCATCAGTGGTGATCAGGCGCATTCGCGAGAGTTCAGCCAGGACGCCTACATGCGGGCGGCCGAACCCAAGGAACTGGTCTGGGTGCCGGGAGCCGGCCATGTCGATCTTTATGATCGCGTCGACCTGATCCCCTTCGCCAAGCTCACCAGCTTCTTCAACCAGAATCTGGCCGCCTGA
- a CDS encoding cyclophilin-like fold protein — translation MVMTRRMVLGACVAGMSARAIGASGPAWGQAAEKPFMKVEFAFSGQVFTATLLDNPSARDFASMLPLTLEIDDYSTNEKIAYLPRKLTEAGSGAFGNEAPGDLAYYAPWGNLVFYHAGYHYSRGLIRLGRLDGGIKPLLTRGQFPLTATARR, via the coding sequence ATGGTCATGACGCGCAGAATGGTGCTCGGAGCCTGTGTGGCCGGTATGTCCGCGCGCGCGATTGGTGCGTCTGGCCCCGCGTGGGGCCAGGCAGCGGAGAAGCCGTTCATGAAAGTCGAATTTGCCTTCAGCGGACAGGTGTTCACGGCGACGCTGCTCGACAACCCGTCAGCGCGCGACTTCGCCTCGATGCTCCCGCTGACCCTTGAGATCGACGACTACTCGACCAATGAGAAGATCGCCTATCTGCCGCGCAAGCTCACAGAGGCAGGCAGCGGCGCCTTCGGCAATGAGGCGCCTGGCGATCTGGCCTATTACGCGCCCTGGGGCAATCTCGTTTTCTATCATGCCGGCTATCACTATTCACGGGGGCTGATCCGCCTTGGTCGACTCGACGGCGGGATCAAGCCACTGCTTACACGCGGGCAATTTCCGTTGACGGCCACGGCGCGGCGCTGA
- a CDS encoding flavodoxin family protein, with product MKIAIVFDSSYGHTARLARHVAEGVARVPGAEATLFPVADGPVDWTALAASDAIIFGSPTYNGLISARLKQFMEEATGTAWRPQAWRNKIAAGFTNSGALHGDKLNSLVSLALFAAQHGMIWVGLDLFPGKSPDELNRLGGWLGAMAQSDDAPADVTPPDSDLRTAAYLGQRVADITAQFLKGKA from the coding sequence ATGAAAATCGCCATCGTCTTTGACAGCAGCTACGGCCACACCGCCAGGCTGGCGCGCCACGTTGCCGAGGGTGTCGCCCGCGTTCCGGGCGCCGAGGCGACGTTGTTTCCCGTCGCCGACGGCCCCGTCGACTGGACGGCACTGGCGGCGAGCGATGCCATCATCTTCGGTTCGCCGACCTATAACGGGCTCATATCAGCCCGCCTGAAGCAGTTCATGGAAGAGGCGACCGGGACCGCCTGGAGACCGCAGGCGTGGCGCAACAAGATCGCCGCCGGTTTCACCAATTCCGGCGCCCTGCACGGGGACAAGCTGAACTCGCTGGTCTCGCTGGCGCTGTTCGCCGCTCAGCACGGCATGATCTGGGTGGGGCTTGATCTCTTTCCCGGCAAGAGCCCGGATGAGCTCAACCGTCTCGGGGGCTGGCTCGGCGCGATGGCGCAGTCGGACGACGCGCCAGCGGATGTCACGCCCCCCGACAGCGACCTGCGCACGGCAGCTTATCTCGGCCAGCGCGTTGCCGACATCACCGCTCAATTCCTGAAGGGCAAGGCCTAA
- a CDS encoding MFS transporter encodes MLTHDTPVADGMVEAAASPAANWGAVFALSLCVFTLIASEFMPVSLLTPIAAELRVTEGQAGQAIAVSGAFAVVTSLFITAIAGGLDRKILLLILTGLMILSGAIVATAPTYTVLMIGRALIGIVIGGFWSMSAATAMRLVPSHQVPRALAILNGGNALATVVAAPLGSFLGGIIGWRGAFFCVVPIAALVFVWQVVSLPTMRVAPSPGSGHVFRLLRRPVVAYGMAAMSLFFMGQFTLFTYLRPFLETVTRADLTTLSLLLLLIGVTGFIGTLLIERFVKTGLYRTLIVIPALMALIAAALIGFGTSLIVTAGLLGVWGLLATSAPVGWWTWLARTLPRDAEAGGGLMVAMVQFAITLGATLGGLLFDTSGYAATFGAAAALLAIAAGLALLTGRRASAPI; translated from the coding sequence ATGTTGACTCACGATACGCCTGTCGCCGACGGCATGGTGGAGGCGGCGGCCTCCCCTGCCGCGAACTGGGGCGCGGTCTTCGCGCTCTCGCTCTGCGTCTTCACCCTCATCGCCTCCGAATTCATGCCGGTGAGCCTGCTCACCCCGATCGCCGCCGAGCTGCGCGTCACCGAAGGACAGGCCGGGCAGGCCATCGCCGTCTCCGGCGCCTTCGCCGTGGTGACGAGCCTGTTCATCACCGCCATCGCCGGCGGGCTGGACCGCAAGATCCTCCTGCTGATCCTCACTGGCCTGATGATCCTCTCCGGCGCCATCGTCGCTACCGCCCCGACCTACACCGTGCTGATGATCGGGCGCGCGCTGATCGGCATCGTCATTGGCGGCTTCTGGTCGATGTCGGCGGCGACCGCGATGCGGCTCGTGCCTAGCCATCAGGTGCCGCGCGCGCTGGCCATCCTCAATGGCGGCAACGCGCTGGCGACCGTGGTCGCGGCCCCGCTCGGCAGCTTCCTGGGCGGCATCATCGGCTGGCGCGGGGCGTTCTTCTGCGTCGTGCCGATCGCCGCGCTGGTGTTTGTCTGGCAGGTCGTCAGCCTGCCCACCATGCGGGTCGCACCGTCACCAGGCTCCGGGCACGTCTTCCGCCTGCTGCGCCGGCCCGTCGTCGCGTATGGCATGGCGGCGATGAGCCTGTTCTTCATGGGGCAGTTCACCCTGTTCACCTATCTGCGGCCGTTCCTCGAAACGGTGACGCGGGCGGACCTCACGACCCTCTCGCTCCTCCTGCTGCTGATCGGGGTCACCGGCTTCATCGGCACGCTGCTGATCGAGCGCTTCGTGAAGACGGGCCTCTACCGCACGCTCATCGTCATTCCCGCGCTGATGGCCCTCATCGCGGCGGCGCTGATCGGGTTCGGCACCTCGCTGATCGTCACCGCCGGCCTGCTCGGTGTCTGGGGCCTGCTCGCCACCTCGGCGCCTGTCGGCTGGTGGACCTGGCTGGCGCGGACGCTGCCGCGCGATGCGGAGGCCGGCGGTGGGCTGATGGTCGCCATGGTCCAGTTCGCCATCACGTTGGGCGCCACGCTCGGCGGCCTGCTGTTCGACACGAGCGGCTACGCGGCGACCTTCGGTGCCGCCGCCGCGCTTCTGGCGATTGCCGCCGGGCTGGCCCTGCTGACCGGCCGGCGCGCCTCGGCCCCCATTTGA
- a CDS encoding LysR family transcriptional regulator: protein MARENINDLLAFIAVARERSFTRAASRMGVSQSALSHTIRQLEARLGVRLLTRTTRAVSPTEAGERLLQGIGPHFDEIEAQVDALNDLRDTPAGTIRISASDYAISSILWPKIRTFLPKYPDIKVELMLDNGLTDIVTERYDAGVRMGEQLAKDMISARIGPDFRFAVVGTPAYFAEHPAPVHPQDLVQHRCINYRFQTSGGLWAWEFEKDSRELKIRVDGQLAFNNIFHVLDAALAGAGLAFVPEEIALDHVRAGRLVSVLGDWCAYWDGFYLYYPSRRQSSPAFVALLDALRHRS from the coding sequence ATGGCACGCGAGAACATCAATGACCTTCTGGCCTTCATCGCTGTCGCCCGCGAACGCAGTTTCACGCGGGCAGCCTCGCGCATGGGGGTGTCGCAGTCGGCCCTCAGTCACACGATCCGCCAGCTCGAAGCTCGGCTCGGCGTTCGCCTGCTGACGCGTACCACCCGCGCCGTCTCGCCGACCGAGGCCGGCGAGCGCCTGCTGCAAGGCATCGGCCCGCACTTCGACGAGATCGAGGCCCAGGTCGACGCGCTGAACGATCTTCGCGACACACCCGCGGGGACCATCCGCATCAGCGCCTCGGACTACGCCATCAGCAGTATACTCTGGCCCAAAATCCGAACGTTTTTGCCGAAATACCCCGATATCAAAGTCGAACTGATGCTCGACAATGGCCTCACCGACATCGTGACCGAGCGCTACGATGCCGGCGTACGCATGGGCGAACAACTCGCCAAGGATATGATCTCGGCCCGCATCGGCCCCGACTTCCGCTTTGCCGTGGTCGGAACCCCCGCCTATTTTGCGGAGCATCCGGCCCCGGTACACCCGCAGGATCTCGTCCAGCACCGCTGCATCAACTACCGTTTCCAGACCTCCGGCGGCCTGTGGGCCTGGGAGTTCGAAAAGGACAGTCGGGAGCTGAAGATACGGGTCGACGGCCAGCTTGCCTTCAACAACATCTTCCATGTCCTGGATGCGGCGCTCGCCGGCGCTGGCCTTGCTTTTGTCCCCGAGGAGATCGCCCTCGACCATGTCCGTGCGGGACGGCTCGTCTCGGTGCTGGGTGACTGGTGCGCTTATTGGGATGGTTTCTATCTCTATTACCCCAGCCGGCGTCAGTCCTCGCCGGCTTTCGTTGCCCTTCTTGATGCCTTGCGCCACCGCTCGTAA
- a CDS encoding (2Fe-2S)-binding protein produces the protein MDITINGQLHRLDIEPDTPLLWVLRDELGMTGTKYGCGLAQCGACTVLVDGQATRSCVTPVEAVAGSQIMTIEAVTQDPVGQKVVEAWVSQQVAQCGYCQSGQVMAATALLKQTPKPSDEDIAAAMINLCRCGTYNAIAAAVRHAAQA, from the coding sequence GTGGACATCACCATTAACGGGCAACTGCATCGGCTAGATATAGAGCCCGATACCCCGCTGCTCTGGGTGCTGCGCGATGAACTTGGCATGACCGGCACCAAATATGGATGCGGTCTTGCCCAGTGCGGCGCCTGCACCGTACTCGTCGACGGTCAGGCTACGCGTTCCTGCGTGACGCCGGTCGAGGCGGTCGCGGGCAGCCAGATCATGACCATCGAGGCGGTGACGCAGGATCCGGTGGGTCAGAAGGTCGTCGAGGCGTGGGTGTCGCAGCAGGTCGCGCAATGCGGCTACTGCCAGTCCGGCCAAGTCATGGCGGCCACCGCGCTGCTCAAGCAGACCCCCAAGCCGAGCGATGAGGACATCGCTGCGGCCATGATCAATCTCTGCCGCTGCGGCACCTATAACGCGATCGCCGCGGCCGTCCGGCACGCGGCGCAGGCCTGA
- a CDS encoding molybdopterin cofactor-binding domain-containing protein, producing the protein MNEMSPLIKAAARKPDALPLNLSRRSFLGASLGALVLGVALPAGGRAFAQEAAPAIVPGTRVNAYIQILPDSTVLFRSAFIEGGQGIFTAMAQIVGEELDVDPTQFVVEGAPPGPDYTLIGGYRFTGGSMSVRMSYETMRKLGAAARRMLLQAAATQLGVPLAELSTQPGRVIHAASSRSIPYGDLATAAAALPVPTDVPLRSREDFRWIGKPVARIDIRDKSAGKAHYAIDLKVDNMLHGAVQHAPRLGQEPGALANEAEVRAMPGVHSVHRLPGAVAVLATNWWRARRAVEALQVNWDEAKPDSTARVMPADYSSQQHRADLQSRTGEGLAFETHGEVGPALAGAARIVEASFDAPHLAHAQLEPPSAIARFNADGTLEVWAPNQAPEMFQGDAAKVAGLSPEKVMIHSPILGGFFGRHFLYQTANPYQQAIRLAKAAGRPVKVIWSREEEFLRDAFRPMSVARFRAGLDASGLPVALSAVAVGEGATGRWFGRTDDKVDSSAVEGIAGKVYAIPNRRVGHIHVDDPAIIGFWRSVGHSMNDFFYETFFDEMADAGKQDPYELRRRLLADSPRHRNLIEAVAALSGGWKRGPFTAEDGTRRARGVAMASPFGSEVATIAEVSLKDGEVVVHHVWVAIDPGSIVNPAIIEAQVNSAVALGLSSALLEEVIYEDGVPRARNYDGYPILPPERMPKVHVRIVESGAPMGGIGEPGLPGVPPAVVNAASVLTGQRIRSLPLSRAKLTGTAG; encoded by the coding sequence ATGAATGAAATGAGCCCACTCATCAAGGCGGCGGCCCGCAAGCCTGACGCCCTGCCCCTCAATCTCTCGCGGCGCAGCTTCCTCGGCGCTTCGCTCGGCGCCCTGGTGCTGGGCGTCGCCCTTCCGGCCGGCGGACGCGCTTTCGCGCAGGAGGCCGCGCCCGCTATCGTGCCGGGCACGCGGGTCAACGCCTATATCCAGATCCTGCCGGACAGCACGGTGCTGTTCCGCAGCGCCTTCATCGAGGGCGGCCAGGGCATTTTCACCGCCATGGCGCAGATCGTCGGCGAGGAACTCGACGTCGATCCCACTCAGTTCGTCGTGGAAGGCGCGCCTCCCGGCCCGGACTACACGCTGATCGGCGGCTACCGCTTCACCGGCGGCAGCATGTCGGTGCGTATGAGCTACGAGACCATGCGCAAGCTCGGCGCCGCCGCGCGCCGGATGCTGCTCCAGGCTGCCGCCACCCAACTCGGCGTGCCGCTGGCGGAACTCTCGACGCAGCCCGGCCGTGTGATCCACGCCGCCTCCAGCCGCTCGATCCCCTATGGCGATCTAGCGACGGCGGCCGCTGCTCTGCCGGTGCCGACGGACGTCCCCCTTCGCTCGCGCGAGGATTTCCGTTGGATCGGCAAGCCGGTGGCCCGGATCGACATTCGCGACAAGTCGGCCGGCAAGGCACACTATGCCATCGACCTGAAGGTCGACAACATGCTGCACGGTGCCGTCCAGCATGCGCCGCGGCTCGGCCAGGAGCCGGGCGCCCTCGCCAATGAGGCCGAGGTCAGGGCGATGCCGGGCGTTCACTCGGTTCACCGTCTGCCGGGGGCGGTCGCGGTGCTCGCCACCAACTGGTGGCGCGCCCGCCGGGCGGTCGAGGCGCTTCAGGTGAACTGGGACGAGGCGAAGCCCGACAGCACGGCCCGCGTCATGCCGGCGGACTATTCCTCGCAACAGCACCGCGCCGATCTCCAGTCGCGCACGGGCGAAGGCCTTGCCTTCGAGACCCATGGCGAAGTCGGCCCGGCACTGGCGGGCGCGGCCCGCATCGTCGAGGCAAGCTTCGATGCGCCGCATCTCGCCCATGCGCAGCTCGAGCCGCCCTCGGCCATTGCCCGGTTCAACGCGGATGGAACGCTCGAGGTCTGGGCGCCCAATCAGGCGCCGGAGATGTTTCAGGGCGATGCCGCCAAGGTGGCCGGCCTTTCGCCCGAAAAGGTCATGATCCACTCGCCGATCCTCGGCGGCTTCTTCGGCCGGCACTTCCTCTACCAGACCGCCAATCCCTACCAGCAGGCGATCCGGCTGGCGAAAGCCGCGGGGCGACCGGTGAAGGTGATCTGGTCGCGCGAGGAAGAGTTCCTGCGCGATGCGTTCCGGCCGATGAGCGTCGCCCGCTTCCGCGCCGGCCTCGACGCCAGCGGCCTGCCCGTCGCGCTGAGCGCGGTGGCGGTGGGGGAGGGCGCGACCGGCCGCTGGTTCGGCCGCACGGACGACAAGGTGGACAGCTCCGCCGTCGAAGGCATCGCCGGCAAGGTCTATGCGATCCCGAACCGCCGTGTCGGCCATATCCATGTCGATGATCCCGCGATCATCGGCTTCTGGCGCTCGGTCGGGCATTCCATGAACGACTTCTTCTACGAGACCTTCTTCGACGAGATGGCGGATGCCGGCAAGCAGGATCCCTATGAGCTGCGCCGGCGCCTTCTCGCCGACAGCCCCCGCCATCGCAACCTGATCGAGGCCGTGGCCGCGCTCTCCGGCGGCTGGAAGCGTGGGCCCTTCACTGCCGAGGACGGCACGCGCCGTGCCCGCGGCGTTGCCATGGCCTCGCCCTTCGGCAGCGAGGTCGCGACCATCGCCGAGGTGTCGCTCAAGGACGGCGAGGTCGTCGTCCACCATGTCTGGGTGGCGATCGACCCGGGCAGCATCGTCAATCCGGCGATCATCGAGGCGCAGGTGAATTCGGCGGTCGCGCTCGGTCTCTCGTCGGCCCTGCTCGAGGAGGTGATCTACGAGGACGGCGTGCCGCGTGCCCGCAACTATGACGGCTACCCGATCCTGCCGCCCGAGCGGATGCCGAAGGTGCATGTGCGCATCGTCGAGAGCGGCGCACCCATGGGCGGCATCGGCGAGCCGGGCCTGCCGGGTGTGCCGCCCGCCGTGGTGAACGCCGCCTCGGTCCTGACCGGCCAGCGCATCCGCAGCCTGCCGCTCTCGCGCGCCAAGCTCACCGGAACTGCGGGCTGA
- a CDS encoding TetR/AcrR family transcriptional regulator, with amino-acid sequence MRVSRVQAEENRQTVIDVASRLFRERGFDGIGLKDLMAGAGLTQGAFYKQFDSKDDLAAQASRRALTSALAMWSDAANSAPDHPLAAVVDFYLNMGHCAERADGCPVVALGSDAARQGPGVKASFEAGIKDYLEMVGGWIGTSDDDARDRKAMALLSTMVGALLLARTVNDEQLSKRFLDAAAESVLAASPPGDTRS; translated from the coding sequence ATGCGGGTCAGTCGCGTTCAGGCCGAGGAAAATCGGCAGACGGTGATCGACGTGGCGAGTCGCCTTTTCCGGGAGCGTGGCTTTGACGGGATCGGCCTCAAGGATCTGATGGCGGGTGCCGGACTGACGCAGGGCGCGTTCTACAAGCAATTCGACTCCAAGGACGATCTGGCAGCACAGGCCTCCCGGCGTGCGCTGACAAGCGCCCTGGCGATGTGGTCCGATGCCGCCAACTCCGCTCCTGATCATCCGCTGGCAGCCGTGGTCGACTTCTATCTCAACATGGGTCACTGCGCCGAAAGGGCGGATGGCTGCCCGGTGGTCGCGCTCGGTTCGGATGCGGCGCGGCAGGGGCCGGGCGTCAAGGCTTCGTTCGAAGCCGGCATCAAGGACTATCTTGAGATGGTGGGAGGCTGGATCGGTACGTCCGATGATGACGCGCGCGACCGCAAGGCGATGGCCCTTCTGTCGACCATGGTCGGCGCGTTGCTGCTCGCTCGGACGGTCAATGACGAACAGCTGTCGAAGCGCTTCCTCGACGCGGCGGCCGAGAGTGTGCTGGCCGCGTCACCACCGGGCGACACTCGGTCTTGA